One genomic window of uncultured Fibrobacter sp. includes the following:
- a CDS encoding FdtA/QdtA family cupin domain-containing protein, translating into MPNFEEKAQIVQLPKFLDERGNLSFLESGKHIPFEIRRTYWIYDVPGGCLRGSHAFKTEKEFIVALSGSFDVVVHDGVEEKRYSLSRSYYGLYLPPMHFRTLDNFSTNSLALVVSSSDFSEEDYIRDFDEFIREVKK; encoded by the coding sequence ATGCCGAATTTTGAAGAAAAAGCGCAGATTGTCCAGTTGCCCAAGTTCCTTGACGAACGGGGCAATTTGAGCTTTTTGGAATCGGGCAAGCACATTCCCTTTGAAATCCGGCGCACTTATTGGATTTACGACGTGCCGGGTGGTTGCCTGCGCGGGAGCCATGCGTTCAAGACAGAAAAGGAATTTATCGTTGCGCTTTCGGGCAGCTTTGACGTGGTTGTACACGACGGCGTCGAAGAAAAACGCTATTCGCTTTCGCGTTCCTATTATGGACTCTATCTGCCGCCGATGCACTTTAGGACTCTTGACAATTTCTCGACCAATTCGCTTGCGCTTGTCGTTTCGTCGTCGGATTTTTCCGAAGAAGACTATATCCGTGATTTTGACGAATTTATCCGCGAGGTGAAAAAATGA
- a CDS encoding glycosyltransferase gives MEYSITNMFAEKMTENVYVKAFAQGVETEQRELPPLVSVLLASYNHEKYIEASVRSVMEQKGVAFELIVIDDGSSDSSPEILERLQAELGFTYIHRENKGLMATMSELLSLARGKYFCSFASDDIMPAGRLAAQANYLESHPEDPICFGQIILMDADGNHGDEPDSRYTRSIPRITFEEFFLGKREVHGCSEMIRLDVFREMGGYDLEYPFEDFPQWLKFLYKYGSLPVLPTLCCYYRVHGDNMSSDRALMYGTFLKVLSRYSNHRLYPEAVKIWKSHWFSALCYSEKKEALKRLPELWSFSLPFLKRFPKLFIPRFLLKR, from the coding sequence GTGGAATACTCCATAACGAACATGTTTGCCGAAAAGATGACAGAGAATGTCTATGTGAAGGCTTTTGCGCAGGGCGTTGAAACGGAACAGCGGGAACTCCCGCCACTCGTGTCGGTTTTGCTTGCCAGTTACAACCATGAGAAATATATCGAGGCGTCGGTACGCTCTGTGATGGAGCAGAAAGGCGTCGCTTTTGAACTCATCGTCATTGACGACGGCAGCTCAGATTCTTCGCCGGAGATTTTGGAACGGTTGCAGGCGGAACTTGGTTTTACCTATATCCATCGTGAAAACAAGGGCCTCATGGCAACCATGAGCGAACTCCTTTCGCTTGCTCGCGGGAAATATTTTTGTTCGTTTGCTTCTGACGATATTATGCCTGCAGGTAGGCTTGCTGCCCAGGCCAACTATCTGGAATCGCATCCCGAAGACCCGATTTGTTTTGGGCAAATTATTCTCATGGATGCCGATGGCAACCATGGTGATGAACCTGATTCTCGATATACGCGCTCTATCCCGCGAATCACTTTTGAAGAGTTCTTCCTCGGAAAGCGAGAAGTCCACGGTTGCTCCGAGATGATTCGCCTAGATGTTTTCCGCGAAATGGGTGGTTACGACCTTGAATATCCTTTCGAGGATTTTCCCCAGTGGCTCAAGTTCCTTTACAAGTACGGCTCGTTGCCTGTTTTGCCTACGCTGTGCTGCTACTATCGTGTCCATGGCGACAACATGTCGTCTGATCGGGCGTTGATGTACGGCACCTTTTTGAAGGTTCTTTCGCGGTACAGCAACCACCGGCTCTATCCGGAAGCGGTTAAAATCTGGAAATCCCACTGGTTTTCGGCTTTGTGCTATTCCGAAAAAAAAGAGGCGTTGAAACGCCTCCCGGAACTTTGGTCGTTTTCGCTTCCTTTCTTGAAACGGTTCCCCAAGCTGTTCATTCCGCGTTTTTTGCTCAAACGTTAG
- a CDS encoding FISUMP domain-containing protein: MKNLLSLGVSAFLFMACSDTGSVFEVPLPGSLDSEEPVSSSSIVKKSSASKSKEDSESNKGEDKSEYNSSTGILKDLRDGQTYKTVEIGEGENAQIWMAENLNYAYKVQTAQLDSSSFCYDNESRNCESYGRMYLWSAAMDSAAVFSNAGEGCGGVAGVNPSVQNCNISGVFRSVCPKGWHLPTGDEWLQLIHTVNELKPDDDAGRYLKSKSGWKLKEGVDYNGEDTFGFNVMPGGSGHAGYLGRGEMEFSKMGEICFFWTADKYDEGSPGAIGFYNSTHYNYLVGQMPVGYHYIRCLKD; this comes from the coding sequence ATGAAAAATTTGTTGTCTTTGGGAGTTTCTGCATTTTTATTTATGGCCTGTAGCGACACAGGGTCTGTTTTTGAAGTTCCGCTTCCCGGTTCTCTCGATTCAGAAGAGCCGGTTTCTTCTTCCAGTATCGTTAAGAAATCGTCCGCCTCAAAATCGAAAGAGGATTCTGAGTCCAACAAAGGGGAAGATAAAAGCGAATACAATTCCAGTACAGGAATCTTGAAAGATCTTCGCGATGGTCAAACTTACAAGACCGTGGAGATTGGTGAAGGTGAAAATGCGCAAATCTGGATGGCGGAGAACTTGAATTATGCGTATAAGGTCCAGACGGCACAATTGGATTCATCTAGTTTCTGCTACGATAACGAGTCCAGAAATTGTGAATCTTATGGGCGTATGTATTTGTGGAGTGCCGCTATGGACAGTGCTGCCGTTTTTAGTAATGCAGGCGAAGGTTGTGGGGGAGTGGCGGGGGTTAATCCTAGTGTCCAGAATTGTAATATAAGCGGAGTTTTTCGTAGTGTTTGTCCCAAAGGATGGCATTTGCCTACGGGTGATGAGTGGCTCCAATTGATTCATACGGTTAATGAGTTGAAGCCGGATGATGATGCGGGTAGGTATTTAAAATCCAAGAGTGGTTGGAAATTAAAAGAAGGCGTGGACTACAATGGCGAAGATACCTTTGGATTTAATGTTATGCCAGGGGGAAGTGGTCATGCAGGGTATCTTGGACGTGGTGAAATGGAGTTTTCAAAGATGGGAGAGATTTGTTTTTTCTGGACTGCTGATAAATACGATGAAGGATCACCGGGAGCCATAGGTTTTTATAACAGTACGCACTACAATTATTTAGTTGGCCAAATGCCTGTGGGTTATCACTATATCCGATGCCTAAAGGACTAG
- a CDS encoding GNAT family N-acetyltransferase, which produces MFSVLPYDSHLEARWDRFVMSESVNGTFLQTRRFLNYHPQGRFKDASFLLESSGTIVAAFPGNLTDAGEWISHQGSTFGGPVISKNFYTAERIMHIIECAEEYLKGICKKIKMRPTSSLFALDSTALLEYTLEHRGYRRQTELSAVCTLDASTDPLENCEKTCRSVFRKSLPHNLEYRDMTDAEMPEFYRHLCISKAKYNVKPVHTLEELLDLRHNRIAQEVKFRALWEGGTFVAGMMLFDFKQANVRHAQYIAPNEEIREFHPTTAMYVNVMREAAHDGFKKFSWGISTENCGEYLNLPLFKFKESLGAKASLNLIYSI; this is translated from the coding sequence ATGTTCAGTGTTTTACCGTACGATTCGCACCTAGAAGCGCGTTGGGACCGGTTCGTGATGAGCGAATCGGTGAACGGCACGTTTTTGCAGACCAGACGGTTCCTGAACTACCATCCGCAGGGCCGTTTCAAGGACGCCTCGTTCTTGCTGGAATCGAGCGGCACCATCGTGGCCGCATTCCCCGGCAACTTGACCGATGCAGGCGAATGGATTTCGCATCAGGGTTCCACCTTCGGCGGACCCGTGATTTCCAAGAATTTCTATACCGCAGAACGGATCATGCACATCATTGAATGTGCAGAGGAATACCTGAAGGGCATCTGTAAAAAAATCAAGATGCGCCCGACATCGAGCCTCTTCGCCCTAGATTCGACAGCCCTCCTGGAATACACCCTGGAGCACCGCGGTTACAGGAGACAGACCGAATTGAGCGCCGTATGCACGCTCGATGCGAGTACCGACCCGCTCGAGAACTGCGAAAAAACTTGCCGTTCGGTATTCCGCAAGTCGCTTCCGCACAATCTCGAATACCGCGACATGACCGATGCGGAGATGCCCGAATTCTACAGGCACTTGTGCATCTCGAAGGCAAAGTACAACGTGAAGCCCGTACACACGCTCGAAGAACTGCTAGACTTGCGACACAACCGCATCGCACAAGAAGTCAAGTTCCGTGCCCTTTGGGAAGGCGGAACGTTTGTCGCCGGGATGATGCTATTTGATTTCAAACAAGCTAACGTCCGACATGCGCAATACATCGCCCCGAACGAAGAAATCCGCGAGTTCCACCCGACAACCGCCATGTACGTGAACGTCATGCGCGAAGCCGCTCACGATGGCTTTAAGAAGTTCTCGTGGGGAATCTCGACCGAAAACTGCGGCGAATACCTGAACCTACCCCTGTTCAAGTTCAAGGAATCGCTCGGAGCCAAGGCCTCTCTGAACCTGATTTACAGCATATAG
- a CDS encoding homoserine O-acetyltransferase, whose translation MSEYLHKSSIGPVEPKDFVKDYGEAGFVLENGSTLPALTIRYETYGKLNATADNAVWICSPLTADAHAAGWYTENDKKPGWWDELIGPGKAIDTDRFFVVCSNILGGCKGTTGPATINPRTGKPYGSTFPIITIGDMVHAQKELADGLGIKEFYCVLGGSMGGFQAMKWAIYYPEQVKRIVIIASSPRFSSQALGFEVVARDVITQDPDFNGGDYYDKAQKPDVGLANARKLAHITYLSAIGMEQKFKRAQAQENKSHAVTYSTPFDLNLPIESYLRYQGKKFVDRFDANSYLHIAHATDAFDLETEYGSIENAFKDIGAEVLNVNLSTDWLFPPHESRRITSALLNVGKSVTSLELDTQFGHDGFLIEVGELGKAVGRFLDSKIIPQQGTQAVPVFHEESDFKLLGKLVKEGSHVLDLGCGSGDLLDFLAKKKKVTGFGIEKNITGILDCLEKDVQVIQRDLDDRGISDLKDGSFDYAIINRTIQEIRDPVALLNELLRVAKKAIVTFPNFGHWTTRGSLMLHGRMPKSKELPYEWYDTPNIRLLTVKDFYTLCKKEGFRIENINFQSEHTLSKFLTAIGIPNFGAEHVIATISKK comes from the coding sequence ATGAGTGAATATTTGCATAAATCCAGCATCGGCCCCGTGGAGCCGAAGGACTTCGTCAAGGACTATGGCGAGGCCGGTTTTGTGCTGGAAAACGGAAGCACGCTCCCTGCGCTGACGATCCGTTACGAGACTTACGGCAAGCTGAACGCCACCGCCGACAACGCGGTGTGGATTTGCTCGCCGCTCACCGCCGATGCGCACGCCGCCGGCTGGTACACCGAGAACGACAAGAAACCCGGCTGGTGGGACGAACTCATCGGCCCCGGCAAGGCAATCGACACGGACCGTTTCTTCGTGGTCTGCAGCAACATTCTGGGCGGCTGCAAGGGCACCACAGGCCCCGCGACCATCAATCCGCGCACGGGCAAACCCTACGGCAGCACCTTCCCAATCATCACCATCGGCGACATGGTGCATGCACAGAAGGAACTCGCCGACGGGCTCGGCATCAAGGAATTCTACTGCGTCCTGGGCGGCTCCATGGGCGGTTTCCAGGCCATGAAGTGGGCAATCTACTACCCCGAACAAGTGAAGCGCATCGTAATCATCGCAAGTTCGCCGCGTTTCTCGAGCCAGGCGCTCGGATTCGAAGTCGTGGCCCGCGACGTGATTACGCAAGACCCGGACTTCAACGGCGGCGACTACTACGACAAGGCGCAAAAGCCCGACGTGGGCCTCGCAAACGCCCGCAAGCTCGCGCACATCACCTACCTTTCGGCCATCGGCATGGAACAAAAGTTCAAACGCGCACAGGCGCAAGAGAACAAGAGCCACGCCGTCACGTACTCGACCCCGTTCGACCTGAACCTGCCCATCGAAAGCTACCTGCGCTACCAGGGCAAAAAGTTCGTGGACCGTTTTGACGCAAACAGTTATTTGCATATCGCGCACGCGACCGACGCATTCGACTTGGAAACGGAATACGGCAGCATCGAAAACGCCTTCAAGGATATCGGCGCCGAAGTGCTGAACGTGAACCTCTCCACCGACTGGCTGTTCCCGCCGCACGAAAGCCGCCGCATCACGAGTGCACTCTTGAACGTGGGCAAGTCAGTCACGAGCCTTGAACTCGACACGCAGTTCGGGCACGATGGATTCCTCATCGAAGTGGGTGAACTCGGAAAGGCCGTGGGCCGTTTCCTCGATTCGAAGATTATCCCGCAACAAGGCACGCAGGCAGTGCCCGTATTCCATGAGGAGAGCGACTTCAAGCTGCTCGGCAAACTCGTGAAAGAAGGCAGCCACGTACTTGACCTTGGTTGCGGCAGCGGCGACTTGCTCGACTTCCTCGCCAAGAAGAAGAAGGTCACCGGTTTCGGCATCGAGAAGAACATCACCGGCATTTTGGACTGTCTCGAAAAAGATGTACAGGTCATCCAGCGCGACTTGGACGACCGCGGCATCTCGGACTTGAAGGACGGCAGCTTTGACTACGCGATTATCAACCGCACCATCCAGGAAATCCGCGACCCAGTGGCGCTCCTGAACGAACTGTTGCGCGTCGCGAAGAAGGCAATCGTCACGTTCCCGAATTTCGGACACTGGACTACCCGCGGAAGCCTCATGCTCCACGGTCGCATGCCCAAGTCCAAGGAACTGCCCTACGAGTGGTACGACACTCCGAACATCCGCCTCTTGACGGTAAAGGACTTCTACACGCTCTGCAAAAAGGAAGGGTTCCGCATCGAGAACATCAACTTCCAGAGCGAGCACACGCTGAGCAAGTTCCTCACCGCCATCGGCATCCCGAACTTCGGCGCCGAACACGTCATCGCGACTATCAGCAAGAAGTAG
- a CDS encoding glycosyltransferase family A protein: MPEITVIVPVYNTAKYLEQCLRSIATQTFGNFEAVVVDDGSTDGSLSIAQSFAENDSRFKVFEQKNGGPSKARNTGLKHASGKWIVFVDSDDVAAPSMLHDLLFAAKACKTKIACGKKRTFSGELHHGDILPTSKTKPRAITAPKAVERCLYQKNFPDYSLWNKIFRVELWKGRKLKEGTLFEDLIAVISIFNEVDRIALVNRTLYYYRKHPDSALANQGGMKTAVLLDICEDLFDKASENKDALDKKAAQRILKAAENSLLSAGFSILMRTPDTEEFSEYRSRAWHWINAFRMQCLLDGNSRVRNKVAALCSFGGMKFLELVMKRFG; encoded by the coding sequence ATGCCGGAGATAACTGTCATTGTTCCCGTGTACAACACGGCCAAATATCTCGAACAATGCCTGCGGAGCATCGCAACGCAGACGTTCGGGAATTTTGAGGCCGTGGTTGTTGACGATGGCTCTACCGATGGCAGCCTCTCCATAGCGCAGTCCTTTGCAGAAAACGATTCGCGATTCAAAGTTTTCGAGCAAAAGAATGGCGGCCCGTCAAAAGCCCGCAACACCGGATTGAAACATGCTTCGGGTAAATGGATTGTTTTTGTGGATAGCGACGATGTTGCAGCGCCGTCCATGTTGCACGACCTCCTTTTTGCGGCCAAAGCCTGCAAAACAAAAATTGCCTGCGGCAAAAAGCGCACGTTCAGCGGAGAACTGCATCATGGGGACATTCTCCCCACAAGCAAGACCAAACCGCGTGCCATTACCGCACCCAAAGCCGTCGAGCGGTGCCTGTACCAGAAAAACTTTCCTGATTATTCCCTTTGGAACAAGATATTCCGCGTGGAACTTTGGAAAGGCCGAAAACTCAAGGAAGGGACACTGTTCGAAGACTTGATTGCCGTCATTTCCATCTTCAATGAGGTGGACCGGATAGCCCTTGTGAACCGGACTTTGTACTATTACCGGAAACACCCCGATAGCGCGCTCGCCAATCAAGGGGGTATGAAAACGGCTGTTCTCCTCGACATTTGCGAAGACCTTTTCGACAAAGCGAGCGAAAACAAGGACGCCTTGGACAAGAAGGCTGCCCAGCGCATTTTAAAAGCAGCTGAGAACTCCCTGCTGAGTGCAGGATTCAGCATATTGATGCGCACTCCCGACACCGAGGAATTTTCCGAATACAGGAGCCGCGCTTGGCACTGGATCAACGCATTCCGCATGCAATGCCTCCTGGACGGGAATTCCAGAGTCCGCAACAAGGTGGCCGCCCTGTGTTCTTTTGGTGGCATGAAGTTCCTGGAACTGGTCATGAAGAGGTTCGGATGA
- a CDS encoding O-antigen translocase: MDQSSKIWKLFFGSGSVTLFNTLRAFVINKLLAVFLPPAAFACVGQFMNWMNVGQATSSLAMQNGWVSLTAQNKDNLKNLHGVWRGGFRLTTFATVFTCVAAAIFCFVAPLEKMLPGVHPRLAQAAILFALPGILATNIVTICSSVMNGLGLVRRWALIQIVASLFQMLWVAFFLYTGRLSVLSIIATQSVVAGFFAARVASRAGFNVKTFRQSVLDIRGPWLSYAVMGLVPMIVAPLVLMFVRSLVGSELGWNAAGIWQGVYKISDFFASIFSAILGVLILPRIRREMTLENFRKEFYPVFARMMGFTLVFCIALYFGRSLVVAILLSGSYAPAADYMPIQLLGDFFRSGGWCFGMVLIARRETTLFLIIEVGANLLFAVATFVGLRLFEMQGPMLAYALENFVTAIALAISVGRLKWNTP, translated from the coding sequence GTGGATCAGTCTTCAAAAATCTGGAAGCTGTTTTTTGGCTCGGGTTCGGTGACCCTCTTCAACACGCTCCGTGCTTTTGTCATCAATAAATTGCTGGCTGTTTTTTTGCCGCCTGCGGCCTTTGCCTGCGTGGGCCAGTTCATGAACTGGATGAACGTCGGGCAGGCGACATCTAGCCTTGCCATGCAGAACGGCTGGGTGAGCCTTACCGCACAGAACAAGGACAATCTCAAAAACCTGCACGGCGTTTGGCGCGGAGGCTTCCGCCTCACGACTTTTGCGACGGTATTCACTTGCGTCGCAGCGGCGATTTTCTGCTTTGTGGCTCCGCTTGAAAAAATGTTGCCGGGCGTGCATCCGCGCCTTGCGCAGGCGGCTATCTTGTTTGCGCTCCCGGGAATCCTTGCAACAAACATCGTCACCATTTGTTCTTCGGTGATGAACGGTCTTGGGCTTGTCCGGCGCTGGGCCCTTATTCAGATTGTCGCCTCGCTGTTCCAGATGCTTTGGGTGGCATTCTTCCTTTATACGGGGCGCCTTTCTGTACTCTCCATTATAGCCACGCAGTCTGTGGTGGCTGGCTTCTTTGCGGCCCGTGTCGCATCGCGTGCCGGGTTCAATGTCAAGACGTTCAGGCAATCGGTTTTGGATATTCGCGGCCCATGGCTGTCTTATGCGGTCATGGGGCTTGTGCCGATGATTGTCGCACCACTCGTTCTCATGTTCGTACGCTCACTTGTGGGCTCTGAACTCGGTTGGAACGCTGCCGGTATTTGGCAAGGCGTCTACAAGATTTCTGACTTTTTCGCATCGATTTTCTCGGCGATTCTTGGTGTGCTCATTCTGCCGCGTATCCGTCGCGAAATGACTCTAGAAAATTTCCGCAAGGAATTTTATCCGGTTTTTGCTCGCATGATGGGCTTTACGCTTGTTTTTTGTATTGCGCTTTATTTTGGCCGGAGTCTTGTCGTGGCGATCCTCCTTTCGGGGAGCTATGCGCCTGCAGCGGATTATATGCCGATACAGCTTCTGGGCGATTTCTTCCGTTCGGGTGGATGGTGTTTTGGTATGGTGTTGATTGCCCGTCGCGAAACAACGCTTTTCCTCATCATCGAGGTGGGTGCGAATTTGCTATTTGCTGTTGCCACGTTTGTTGGCCTCCGTCTGTTTGAAATGCAAGGCCCCATGCTTGCCTATGCCCTTGAAAACTTCGTGACAGCTATCGCTCTTGCCATCTCTGTCGGGAGGCTCAAGTGGAATACTCCATAA
- a CDS encoding FdtA/QdtA family cupin domain-containing protein, with product MNEQDLKNANIGMCSLIELPRISERSGSLTPIQNSKEVPFDIKRVFYLYDIPGGVTRGGHAHKECHQLLVAASGAFDVKVSDGENEKVYRLDRPYFGLHIPPGVWAEELGFSSGSICLVLTSHEFNENDYWRDYGDYLKFKKGHE from the coding sequence ATGAACGAGCAGGATTTGAAGAACGCCAACATTGGCATGTGCTCGCTCATTGAACTCCCGAGGATTAGCGAACGTTCGGGGAGTCTGACGCCTATCCAGAACTCGAAGGAGGTCCCCTTCGATATCAAGCGCGTGTTTTACCTGTACGATATTCCCGGTGGCGTGACGCGTGGCGGCCATGCCCACAAGGAATGCCACCAGTTGTTGGTGGCGGCGAGCGGCGCCTTCGATGTGAAGGTTTCCGATGGTGAAAACGAGAAGGTCTACCGCCTTGACCGCCCGTATTTCGGGTTGCACATTCCGCCTGGAGTCTGGGCCGAGGAACTGGGATTCTCTTCGGGTTCTATTTGCTTGGTGCTCACTTCGCACGAATTCAACGAAAACGACTACTGGCGCGATTACGGCGATTACCTCAAGTTCAAGAAGGGGCATGAATGA
- a CDS encoding glycosyltransferase has product MIPKKIHYCWFSGEPYPDSVQRCLDSWHKFLPDFEWVHWDADKARATGIPWVVEALEQKKWAFAADAVRLYALYTEGGIYLDTDVEILRPFGDLLKRSDFFGYENGSKRIEGAVMGSEPECKPIKAALEFYRERHFEYVENKIDDMVLPKILADAFAPFQELDIFPEEAFSPKSYIDGKIRSTDATYCIHHFQSTWRPESIRKGIQRRQKLFSTFPRPIAKILSLPLSLWTNITTLGLAGTFKKIFR; this is encoded by the coding sequence ATGATTCCGAAAAAAATTCACTACTGCTGGTTTTCTGGAGAGCCTTACCCCGATAGCGTACAACGTTGCCTTGACAGTTGGCATAAATTCCTGCCCGATTTCGAATGGGTTCATTGGGATGCCGACAAAGCCCGCGCCACGGGAATCCCCTGGGTCGTAGAAGCGCTGGAACAAAAAAAATGGGCTTTCGCAGCCGATGCTGTGCGGCTATATGCACTGTACACCGAAGGGGGAATCTACCTCGACACCGACGTGGAAATTCTACGCCCCTTTGGCGACCTGCTAAAGCGCAGCGACTTTTTCGGTTATGAAAACGGTTCCAAGCGCATAGAAGGCGCCGTAATGGGAAGCGAACCGGAATGCAAACCCATAAAAGCGGCACTCGAATTTTATCGTGAGCGACATTTTGAATATGTCGAAAACAAAATCGACGACATGGTGCTCCCCAAGATTCTCGCCGATGCTTTTGCGCCATTCCAAGAACTAGACATATTCCCTGAAGAAGCGTTCTCGCCCAAGAGCTACATCGACGGGAAAATCCGCTCTACCGATGCGACTTACTGCATCCACCATTTCCAAAGCACTTGGCGCCCGGAATCCATACGTAAGGGAATCCAGCGCAGGCAAAAGTTGTTCAGCACGTTCCCGCGTCCCATTGCAAAAATCCTTTCCCTCCCCCTTTCGCTGTGGACAAATATCACAACGCTCGGCCTAGCCGGGACATTCAAAAAAATATTCCGCTAA
- a CDS encoding DegT/DnrJ/EryC1/StrS family aminotransferase, with translation MMKIPFLDLKQVNAPYMDALKEAASAVVESGWYIRGSYCEKFEKEFASYCGFAHGVGVGNGLDALTLMLRASIELGWLNPGDEILVPANTYIATVLAVNAAGLVPVLVEPDEKTFNIDPAKLADACTEKTRGILAVHLYGRLADMPAIWKFASECGLLVFEDAAQSHGAFLDERRGSTSSPTETRDERKVVKSAAIAYSFYPTKNLGALGDAGVVVTDDAELANVVRMLGNYGSEKKYVNKYRGVNSRLDEIQAAFLLAKLPHLDAWNARRREIAARYCSEVKNPLILLPEIPADPHEHVWHVFTIRTPDRAIRDALQKFLETRGIGTLVFYPIPPHLQEAYATRPDGANFLLPTSGLSAKFPITEAMADTIISIPVSQVLTDDEVSEIIGALNEFVC, from the coding sequence ATGATGAAGATTCCCTTTTTGGACTTGAAGCAGGTGAACGCTCCCTATATGGATGCCTTGAAAGAGGCAGCCTCGGCAGTCGTGGAATCGGGATGGTACATTCGCGGTTCTTACTGTGAAAAGTTCGAGAAGGAATTCGCTTCTTATTGCGGGTTTGCCCATGGCGTGGGTGTCGGGAATGGTCTCGATGCGCTGACGCTGATGCTTCGTGCTTCCATTGAACTCGGGTGGCTCAATCCTGGTGACGAAATCTTGGTGCCGGCGAATACGTATATCGCGACGGTCCTGGCTGTGAATGCAGCGGGCCTTGTCCCGGTGCTTGTTGAACCCGATGAAAAGACTTTCAATATCGATCCGGCGAAACTGGCGGATGCGTGTACAGAAAAAACGCGTGGAATCTTGGCGGTTCACTTGTATGGTAGGCTTGCAGATATGCCTGCTATCTGGAAATTTGCCAGCGAATGCGGATTGCTTGTTTTCGAAGATGCAGCGCAATCTCACGGAGCATTTTTAGACGAGAGACGTGGTTCGACAAGCTCACCAACCGAGACGAGAGACGAGAGAAAGGTTGTAAAAAGTGCCGCCATTGCTTACAGTTTTTACCCAACGAAAAACCTCGGGGCGCTCGGCGATGCGGGTGTGGTCGTAACCGACGACGCGGAACTAGCCAATGTGGTGCGGATGCTCGGCAATTACGGCTCCGAAAAGAAGTACGTGAACAAGTATCGCGGAGTCAATTCCCGCCTCGACGAAATTCAGGCGGCCTTCTTGCTTGCGAAACTCCCGCATCTTGATGCGTGGAATGCACGTCGTCGCGAAATCGCTGCCCGCTACTGTAGCGAGGTGAAGAACCCGCTGATTCTCCTTCCCGAAATTCCTGCCGACCCGCATGAGCACGTGTGGCACGTATTCACGATTCGCACTCCGGACCGCGCTATTCGCGATGCGCTGCAAAAGTTTCTTGAAACCCGTGGCATCGGGACGCTAGTCTTTTATCCGATTCCTCCGCATTTGCAAGAAGCTTATGCGACTCGACCCGATGGGGCGAATTTCCTGTTGCCCACGAGTGGGCTTTCTGCGAAGTTCCCGATTACGGAGGCGATGGCCGACACCATCATCAGTATTCCCGTGTCGCAGGTGCTTACGGATGATGAAGTTTCTGAAATTATTGGAGCATTGAATGAGTTTGTGTGCTAG
- a CDS encoding acyltransferase, with the protein MSLCARIIRKLVRTSRVCFYKSISTAKPKGKFRSIAPVLCEGKGDIVVGEGTSFGFIEDADFWTSYVFLNPRNRESSITIGKGCQICNRFSAVSEGEGIEIGDNVLVGSSVTILDSDFHEIDPEKRIGGTPKTGKVVIEDNVWIGDRVTILKGTVIGKNSVVAAGAVVSGEFPANVVIGGVPAKVIREIGG; encoded by the coding sequence ATGAGTTTGTGTGCTAGAATTATCCGCAAGCTGGTACGTACCTCGCGCGTATGCTTTTACAAGAGTATATCGACCGCAAAACCCAAAGGTAAGTTCCGCTCCATTGCCCCCGTACTCTGTGAAGGCAAGGGCGACATTGTCGTGGGCGAGGGAACCAGCTTTGGCTTTATCGAGGATGCGGATTTTTGGACATCTTACGTGTTTTTAAACCCGCGTAATAGAGAATCTTCGATAACGATCGGTAAGGGTTGCCAAATTTGCAACCGCTTCAGTGCGGTTTCCGAAGGCGAAGGAATAGAAATAGGTGACAACGTTCTCGTGGGTTCTTCCGTGACCATTCTCGATAGCGATTTCCATGAAATCGATCCTGAAAAACGCATCGGCGGGACTCCTAAGACGGGGAAGGTCGTAATTGAAGACAACGTTTGGATTGGCGACCGCGTGACTATCCTCAAGGGAACGGTTATCGGTAAAAATTCTGTAGTGGCCGCGGGTGCCGTCGTTTCGGGCGAGTTTCCGGCGAATGTCGTCATCGGTGGCGTCCCGGCAAAAGTCATCCGGGAAATAGGCGGTTAA